A stretch of Numenius arquata chromosome 11, bNumArq3.hap1.1, whole genome shotgun sequence DNA encodes these proteins:
- the GRAMD2A gene encoding GRAM domain-containing protein 2A yields MHEKAAPLKIPEPMHGHEKLEASHKEKSLDSLDGSLHLNEALKDEDIKKCHREVAASKYNSQYHKLFKDIPTEESVLKVCSCALQRDILIQGRLYISPNWLCFYANLFGKDIKVVIPVVSVQLIKKHKTARLLPNGLAITTTASRKYIFVSLISRDSVYDVLRRVCTHLQVSSKKSLSLKELTEEPDAVSLEVIVPEGKWRKVSPASLSLSLPDTDYQCIHRTSVSSLSTKESFTSEEPLVSESAINTEEELEVEQSCVAELRPSDYQLLKIFIVLICLLVVSSSYLAFRIFRLEQQLCSLNRDYLSRGHRR; encoded by the exons ATGCATGAAAAAGCAGCTCCCCTGAAGATCCCTGAGCCCATGCACGGCCATGAGAAACTGGAGGCATCCCACAAGGAGAAGAGTTTGGATTCCCTCGACGGCAG cctccacctgaATGAAGCCCTGAAGGATGAAGACATCAAAAAATGCCACCGGGAAGTG GCCGCTAGCAAGTACAACTCCCAGTACCACAAGCTGTTCAAGGACATCCCGACGGAGGAGAGCGTGCTGAAAG TTTGCTCCTGCGCTCTCCAGAGAGACATCCTGATCCAGGGAAGGCTTTACATCTCCCCCAACTGGCTCTGCTTCTACGCAAACCTTTTCGGGAAGGACATCAAG GTTGTGATCCCCGTGGTCTCTGTTCAGCTGATAAAAAAGCACAAGACGGCTCGGCTGCTGCCTAACGGCTTGGCCATCACAACCACCGCCAGCAGGAAG TACATCTTCGTGTCCCTCATCTCCCGCGACAGCGTCTACGACGTCCTGAGGAGAGTCTGCACACACCTGCAG gtTTCCAGTAAGAAGAGCTTGAGTTTGAAGGAGCTGACAGAGGAGCCTGATGCCGTGTCACTG gaggtgatcgtccctgAGGGCAAGTGGAGGAAAGTGTCACCCGCTTCGCTGTCACTGTCGCTGCCGGACACCGACTACCAGTGCATCCACCGGACCTCCGTCAGCAGCCTGAGCACCAAGGAGAGCTTCACCTCTGAGGAGCCCCTGGTTTCAG AAAGTGCAATAAACactgaggaggagctggaggtggagCAGAGCTGCGTGGCGGAGCTGAGACCCTCTGATTACCAACTCCTGAAGATCTTCATTGTGCT CATCTGCCTCCTGGTCGTGTCCTCCTCGTACCTGGCGTTCCGCATCTTCCGtctggagcagcagctctgctctctgaaCCGGGACTACCTCTCCCGCGGGCACAGGAGGTGA
- the SENP8 gene encoding sentrin-specific protease 8 has translation MDPVVLSYMDSLLRQSDVALLEPPNWLNDHIIGFAFEYFANHQFQEFSDQVCFISPEVAQFIKCALSQEEIAIFLQPLDLLHKKLVFLPINDNSNQVAGGTHWSLLVYFRDRKCFAHYDSHSKCNFVHAKQVAGKLEAFLGKRGGKATFVEEKAPAQQNSYDCGMYVICNAEALCQGYFRDRPEPLLQLLTPSYITQKRSEWKALITKLAQK, from the coding sequence ATGGACCCTGTTGTTCTCAGTTACATGGACAGTTTGCTCAGGCAGTCAGACGTTGCCTTGCTGGAGCCCCCAAACTGGCTTAACGATCACATCATTGGGTTTGCCTTCGAGTACTTCGCCAACCACCAGTTCCAAGAATTTAGCGATCAGGTTTGTTTTATCAGCCCTGAAGTGGCTCAATTCATTAAATGTGCCCTTAGCCAGGAAGAAATAGCCATATTCCTTCAGCCGCTGGACCTTCTCCACAAGAAGCTGGTGTTCCTGCCTATCAATGATAACTCCAACCAGGTGGCTGGGGGCACCCACTGGAGCTTACTGGTTTATTTCAGGGACAGAAAGTGCTTTGCCCATTATGATTCCCACAGTAAATGCAACTTTGTCCACGCCAAGCAAGTGGCGGGGAAGCTGGAGGCCTTCTTGGGCAAGAGAGGGGGCAAAGCAACCTTCGTGGAGGAGAAGGCGCCGGCCCAGCAGAACAGCTACGACTGCGGGATGTACGTGATCTGCAATGCTGAGGCTCTGTGTCAGGGATACTTCAGGGACCGGCCGGAGCCTTTGCTGCAGCTCCTCACCCCTTCCTACATCACACAGAAAAGATCGGAGTGGAAAGCTCTCATCACGAAACTGGCACAGAAGTGA